One Vitis vinifera cultivar Pinot Noir 40024 chromosome 8, ASM3070453v1 genomic window carries:
- the LOC100258985 gene encoding uncharacterized protein LOC100258985, whose protein sequence is MGISRTEVNLRRLLAAAPQQQNRAKLIHYVATLREQLEQLTEERTLEGLPRVSKQKVNEYAEEIEAIASKIIAPSSDVQVSQEPLSGTYGQESHSKDEEDSIPHSPGLRRRFVPASNVEDRTHDTVKADASGPVKLDAAAQAHVEKHRKLQEDLTDEMVGLAKQLKQGSLLMSQSIKNSEKILDSTEKAVEHSLASTGRVNTRAMEINSNGFKTTCFTWILIFVMTCIFIMVVLLIRVT, encoded by the exons ATGGGTATCAGTAGAACAGAAGTAAACTTGAGGAGGTTGCTTGCAGCTGCACCCCAACAACAAAATCGGGCAAAGCTTATACAT TATGTTGCTACTTTACGAGAACAATTAGAACAACTAACTGAAGAGAGAACTCTAGAAGGCTTACCAAG GGTTTCAAAACAGAAGGTGAATGAGTATGCGGAGGAGATTGAAGCCATTGCGTCCAAAATAATTGCTCCATCG TCTGATGTGCAAGTATCCCAAGAGCCTCTTTCTGGTACTTATGGCCAGGAAAGCCATTCCAAAGACGAAGAGGATTCCATCCCCCATTCCCCAGGATTGCGAAGGAGATTTGT GCCTGCTTCAAATGTTGAAGATAGAACTCATGATACTGTAAAGGCAGATGCATCAGGGCCAGTCAAATTGGATGCTGCAGCACAGGCACATGTTGAAAAGCACAG GAAGCTTCAAGAAGACCTGACAGATGAAATGGTCGGATTGGCAAAGCAACTCAAGCAGGGTAGTCTCTTGATGAGCCAGTCCATAAAGAACTCTGAAAAA ATACTTGATTCTACAGAGAAAGCAGTTGAGCATAGCTTGGCAAGCACTGGCCGTGTCAATACACGGGCTATGGAGATAAACTCGAATGGTTTTAAGACCACATGCTTCACATGGATTCTGATCTTTGTCATGACATGTATCTTCATTATGGTTGTGCTTCTAATTCGCGTCACTTAA